The following are encoded in a window of Psychrobacter sp. P11F6 genomic DNA:
- the trpB gene encoding tryptophan synthase subunit beta yields MTTQNTAAGYGLHQSILPNNDGLYGEFGGKIGHPELAKAMAEIEVGFREIIKNDDFIAEMKRLRETYVGRPSPIYHAQRLTEHCGGAQIYFKREDLNHTGAHKINHCLGEVLLAKKLGKTKVIAETGAGQHGVALATAAALMGLECEIHMGVVDIKKEHPNVSRMKILGANIVPVSRGAGTLKEAVDSAFETYLNELDTSMFAIGSALGPAPYPEMVSYFQSVVGHEARAQFLATTGKLPNKVVACIGGGSNAIGMFSGFFDDKSVEKIGVEPAGEGLDTPNHAATMSLGVKGEIHGFKCYVLLDEKGEPAPVHSIASGLDYPGVGPQHSHLRDLKLATYESATDAECLEAFMALSRLEGIIPALESAHAIAYAMKIAKDMSADETILVNLSGRGDKDIDFILDKVNL; encoded by the coding sequence ATGACAACGCAAAATACAGCAGCTGGCTATGGATTACATCAATCAATACTACCAAATAACGATGGTTTATATGGCGAATTTGGTGGCAAAATTGGTCATCCTGAGCTGGCCAAAGCCATGGCAGAAATCGAAGTAGGCTTTCGTGAAATCATTAAAAATGACGATTTTATCGCTGAGATGAAGCGCTTGCGTGAGACCTATGTTGGTCGTCCAAGTCCTATTTATCATGCGCAACGTTTGACCGAGCATTGCGGCGGCGCGCAGATTTATTTTAAGCGTGAAGATTTAAATCATACGGGCGCGCACAAGATTAATCACTGTTTGGGTGAAGTGTTATTAGCCAAGAAATTAGGCAAAACCAAAGTAATTGCCGAGACGGGTGCGGGGCAACATGGCGTAGCGTTGGCAACGGCAGCGGCATTGATGGGCTTGGAGTGTGAGATTCACATGGGTGTGGTGGATATTAAAAAGGAGCATCCAAACGTCAGTCGTATGAAGATTTTGGGTGCCAATATCGTACCAGTGTCACGCGGTGCTGGTACGCTAAAAGAAGCAGTCGATAGCGCCTTTGAGACTTATTTGAATGAGCTCGATACCAGTATGTTTGCGATTGGCTCGGCATTAGGTCCTGCACCCTATCCTGAAATGGTCAGCTATTTTCAGTCAGTGGTCGGACATGAAGCGCGGGCGCAGTTCTTAGCGACGACGGGTAAGCTACCTAATAAAGTGGTTGCTTGTATTGGCGGCGGCTCTAATGCTATCGGTATGTTTAGCGGCTTTTTTGATGATAAAAGTGTAGAAAAAATAGGCGTGGAACCCGCAGGTGAGGGCTTGGATACGCCTAATCATGCCGCAACGATGTCACTGGGCGTGAAAGGCGAGATTCATGGTTTTAAATGTTACGTGCTGCTTGATGAAAAAGGCGAGCCAGCTCCCGTACATTCGATTGCCTCAGGTCTAGATTATCCTGGGGTTGGACCACAGCACTCGCATCTGCGAGATTTAAAACTGGCTACTTATGAGTCGGCGACTGATGCTGAATGTCTAGAAGCGTTTATGGCATTGTCGCGCCTTGAGGGTATTATTCCTGCCTTAGAGTCGGCACATGCCATCGCTTATGCAATGAAAATTGCCAAGGATATGTCAGCGGATGAGACGATTTTGGTCAATTTGTCAGGTCGCGGCGATAAAGATATTGACTTTATTTTGGATAAAGTGAATTTGTAG
- a CDS encoding DMT family transporter: protein MSNRDLIIFITLSFMWSLSFIFYRIGVPEFGSLAFASLRVVLAGLTMLVFVLISPKNREGIRDNWKVLTLVGLFSAAIPFILFAFSARSVNAGVLAVLNASVPMMSGFIASTFFKDRLSRTQLLGLVIGVIGVIILMSENLFGGSGQGAESSSGLLPMGYALLACVGYAVGANITRNYLYNVSPVAITAGSLIIASIIMLPIAVYEFPHGKSISLTAWVSVICIGVFSTAIALIFMNQLIKSIGPMRATSITLVIPIFAIILGYLLLGEALDTPAIIGSMVILFGTYLSLELSIKKMLKL from the coding sequence ATGTCTAACCGCGACCTCATTATTTTTATCACCTTATCCTTTATGTGGTCGCTGTCTTTTATTTTTTATCGTATCGGCGTGCCTGAGTTTGGCTCGTTAGCTTTTGCGAGCCTTCGTGTGGTCTTGGCTGGGCTGACCATGCTGGTTTTTGTTTTGATCAGCCCAAAAAATAGAGAGGGCATACGGGATAATTGGAAAGTGTTGACGCTGGTTGGATTATTTTCTGCGGCTATTCCTTTTATCCTGTTTGCCTTTTCAGCGCGCTCGGTAAACGCAGGGGTGTTGGCGGTGCTTAATGCGTCTGTGCCGATGATGAGTGGTTTCATCGCCAGTACCTTTTTTAAAGACAGACTGTCAAGAACACAACTTCTCGGTTTAGTCATCGGTGTTATCGGTGTGATTATTTTGATGAGTGAAAACTTATTTGGCGGTAGCGGGCAGGGCGCTGAGTCAAGTTCAGGGTTGCTACCAATGGGCTATGCGTTATTGGCCTGTGTCGGTTATGCCGTCGGTGCCAATATCACCAGAAACTACTTATACAATGTCTCACCAGTCGCTATTACCGCAGGTTCGCTCATCATTGCCAGTATTATCATGTTGCCGATAGCAGTCTACGAATTCCCACATGGTAAAAGCATTAGCCTTACTGCTTGGGTTTCAGTCATTTGTATTGGCGTATTTTCAACAGCCATTGCCTTGATTTTTATGAATCAATTGATAAAAAGTATTGGTCCTATGCGCGCAACCAGTATTACCTTGGTGATTCCGATTTTTGCCATTATTTTAGGCTATCTGCTGCTTGGTGAGGCTTTAGACACGCCAGCGATTATCGGCTCGATGGTGATATTGTTTGGCACTTACTTGTCTTTAGAGTTGTCCATTAAAAAGATGCTCAAGTTATAA
- a CDS encoding alkene reductase has translation MAHDNLFEPVKMGTQTLKNRIIMAPLTRLRSIEPGDVPTALAGEYYSQRASAGLVITEATQVSFQAKGYAGAPGIHTQDQITAWKTIVDNVHAKGGKIVVQLWHTGLVAHESVQPDGKAPISASDVHVGVRTSLRDSNNHAIRVEATTPRPATLDEIKQVIADFAQATKNAKEAGFDGVEIHGAHGYLLHQFWVEQTNQRDDEYGGSRDNRARLTLDVIDACVDAWDADHVGIRISPLGTFNNVEAGYNEDENIWLVEQINKRGLMYLHLSEPDWAGGRPYSDAFRQRVRDAFDNMIIAAGGYTAEKAEKNIKDGYIDAVAFGRDYIANPDLVERIREGAALNEQHPESFYGGGNEGYTDYPFLNQA, from the coding sequence ATGGCACACGATAATTTATTTGAACCCGTAAAAATGGGTACGCAAACCCTAAAAAACCGCATCATTATGGCACCGTTGACACGTCTGCGTTCGATCGAACCTGGTGATGTACCGACGGCACTTGCTGGAGAGTATTATTCACAGCGTGCGAGTGCTGGGCTTGTTATTACTGAAGCGACGCAGGTATCTTTTCAGGCAAAAGGCTATGCTGGCGCGCCGGGTATCCATACCCAAGATCAAATCACTGCGTGGAAAACTATCGTTGATAATGTCCATGCCAAAGGTGGCAAAATTGTCGTACAGCTATGGCACACAGGATTGGTCGCGCATGAAAGCGTGCAGCCTGATGGCAAAGCGCCGATCTCAGCGTCTGATGTGCATGTCGGTGTGCGTACGTCATTGCGTGATAGCAATAACCACGCCATCCGTGTTGAAGCGACCACGCCACGTCCAGCGACACTTGATGAGATTAAGCAAGTCATCGCTGATTTTGCCCAAGCGACCAAAAATGCTAAAGAAGCAGGCTTTGATGGGGTGGAGATACATGGTGCACACGGTTATCTATTGCATCAGTTTTGGGTTGAGCAAACCAATCAGCGTGATGATGAGTATGGCGGTAGCCGCGACAACCGTGCGCGTCTGACTCTTGATGTCATCGATGCTTGTGTTGATGCGTGGGATGCTGATCATGTGGGTATTCGTATCTCGCCACTTGGCACGTTTAACAATGTAGAAGCAGGCTACAATGAAGACGAAAACATCTGGCTAGTTGAACAGATCAACAAGCGTGGTCTGATGTATTTGCATCTCTCTGAGCCTGATTGGGCAGGTGGCAGGCCTTATAGTGATGCATTCCGTCAGCGTGTCCGTGATGCTTTTGACAATATGATCATCGCTGCTGGTGGCTATACGGCTGAAAAAGCGGAGAAAAACATCAAAGACGGCTATATCGATGCGGTTGCTTTTGGCCGTGATTATATCGCCAATCCTGATTTGGTTGAGCGTATCCGAGAAGGGGCGGCGCTCAATGAGCAGCACCCAGAGAGTTTTTATGGTGGTGGCAATGAAGGCTATACCGATTATCCATTCCTTAACCAAGCATAA
- a CDS encoding pirin family protein: MRPIKNIHGDKAPHWVGDGFYVKTLINHLDDNPHFNYSHTDPFLLFDYGKPTTFDPNPNYKTQPHGVGQHPHKGFETVTIAYEGEISHADSVGGQGIIQKGDVQWMTAGRGIMHEEFHSEAFGQRGGVFSMVQLWVNLPSAHKLTDPNYQSIKRADLPIVELIDSSNPDHQTTIGKAAIIAGVWQEITGAANTFTPINLWNIELHTAGATTLKVPNTHNTLLLVQEGELLVNGTSVSAGNLIQFDAPTQHRTDDQAQQTLATDNIELHYPATENGEQAPVKLLLLSGEPIGEPVAGYGPFVMNTQEELRQTFRDYQTGNFVK; encoded by the coding sequence ATGCGTCCTATTAAAAATATTCATGGTGATAAAGCGCCGCACTGGGTAGGTGACGGCTTCTATGTAAAGACTTTAATCAACCATCTTGACGATAATCCTCATTTTAATTATAGCCATACCGACCCGTTTTTGTTATTTGATTATGGCAAACCGACGACCTTTGATCCGAACCCCAATTATAAAACACAGCCGCATGGAGTCGGACAGCATCCACACAAAGGCTTTGAAACCGTCACTATCGCCTACGAAGGTGAAATCAGTCATGCCGATTCAGTGGGCGGGCAAGGGATTATTCAAAAAGGCGATGTGCAATGGATGACCGCAGGTCGTGGCATCATGCACGAAGAGTTCCATTCCGAGGCTTTCGGTCAACGCGGTGGGGTCTTCAGTATGGTGCAACTGTGGGTTAACTTGCCAAGTGCGCACAAACTAACCGACCCAAACTATCAAAGCATCAAACGGGCAGATCTGCCTATCGTTGAGTTGATCGACAGCAGTAACCCAGACCACCAAACGACGATTGGTAAGGCGGCTATCATTGCTGGTGTGTGGCAAGAAATAACAGGCGCGGCAAATACCTTTACTCCGATTAACTTATGGAATATTGAGCTGCATACTGCGGGTGCAACAACGCTAAAAGTGCCCAACACCCACAATACGCTACTGCTAGTACAAGAAGGTGAACTACTGGTCAATGGTACGTCAGTCAGTGCCGGTAATTTGATTCAATTTGATGCGCCAACTCAGCACCGTACTGATGACCAAGCTCAGCAAACACTGGCTACTGATAACATTGAGCTGCATTATCCTGCTACCGAAAATGGCGAGCAAGCACCAGTCAAGCTTTTACTATTGAGCGGCGAACCTATCGGCGAACCAGTCGCAGGTTATGGACCCTTTGTAATGAACACCCAAGAAGAGCTCCGCCAAACGTTTCGGGATTACCAAACGGGCAACTTTGTTAAATAG
- a CDS encoding NAD(P)/FAD-dependent oxidoreductase: MSNLRNASQYTHYDVIIIGAGASGLYCALTAGRRGRRVLVLDHANKAGKKILMSGGGRCNFTNYYVEPEHFIGANQHFCKSALSRYPSWEFIGMVAAHKIPYHEREHGQLFCDDSAQDILTMLLAECTAAGVQVKLNAQIDSVQAIENDKNAKFELLTSKQLSKKEKQERKESANQTRLPQTGYRCESLVVATGGLSIPTMGASGLGYELAQQFGHTLIATDASLVPFTFTDKTGELIRSLAGISLPVIASNERISFKLPMLFTHRGLSGPAMLQLSNYWHTGETISINLLPNIDMTALLLAHKKSHPKQLIRTVVADYTDSGDDSHKLPKKLLAALQTHLWDDIKDTELANIKDERLTELGATLNGWQLKPSGTEGYRTAEVTRGGVKTDEVSSKTMQSNMQEGLYFIGEVLDVTGWLGGYNFQWAWASGFVCGEVV, encoded by the coding sequence ATGAGCAATCTGCGCAATGCATCACAATACACCCACTATGATGTCATCATCATCGGCGCTGGCGCGTCAGGGCTATACTGTGCGCTCACAGCGGGTCGCCGTGGTCGCCGCGTACTGGTATTAGACCATGCCAATAAAGCGGGCAAAAAAATCCTCATGTCAGGTGGTGGACGCTGCAACTTTACCAATTACTATGTCGAGCCTGAGCACTTTATCGGTGCCAATCAACATTTCTGTAAATCAGCGCTCAGTCGTTATCCCAGCTGGGAATTTATCGGTATGGTGGCAGCACATAAAATCCCTTACCATGAGCGCGAACATGGTCAGCTGTTTTGTGATGATTCAGCGCAAGATATTTTGACCATGCTCCTCGCGGAATGTACGGCAGCTGGTGTACAAGTAAAGCTAAATGCGCAGATTGACAGTGTGCAAGCTATCGAAAATGACAAGAACGCCAAATTTGAATTACTGACCAGCAAGCAGCTTAGCAAAAAAGAAAAGCAAGAGAGAAAAGAATCCGCCAATCAAACCAGACTGCCGCAAACAGGCTACCGCTGTGAGTCACTCGTGGTCGCCACGGGCGGACTGTCTATTCCAACGATGGGAGCCAGTGGTTTGGGATATGAATTGGCGCAGCAATTTGGGCACACGCTGATTGCAACCGATGCCAGCTTAGTGCCTTTTACCTTTACGGATAAAACGGGTGAGCTTATTCGATCTTTGGCTGGTATTAGTTTGCCAGTCATCGCTAGTAATGAGCGCATCTCTTTTAAATTGCCTATGTTGTTTACCCATCGCGGACTGTCAGGCCCTGCTATGCTACAACTATCAAACTATTGGCACACTGGCGAGACCATTAGTATCAACCTGCTGCCAAATATCGACATGACAGCGCTGCTCCTTGCGCACAAAAAATCGCACCCAAAGCAACTGATTCGGACGGTCGTCGCGGATTATACCGATAGTGGCGATGACAGTCATAAGCTACCAAAAAAGCTGCTTGCCGCGCTACAAACGCACCTTTGGGACGATATCAAAGACACCGAACTTGCCAATATTAAAGATGAGCGGCTGACGGAGCTTGGCGCGACTTTGAATGGCTGGCAGCTCAAACCCTCTGGTACAGAAGGCTATCGTACCGCCGAGGTAACACGTGGCGGCGTAAAAACTGATGAAGTCTCCTCAAAGACCATGCAAAGCAACATGCAAGAGGGCTTATACTTTATCGGTGAAGTGCTGGATGTTACTGGTTGGCTCGGCGGCTATAACTTCCAATGGGCATGGGCCAGTGGCTTTGTCTGCGGTGAAGTGGTTTAA
- the acs gene encoding acetate--CoA ligase, producing the protein MTQKSFPIAAEFIAAANTTAEQYREDYEKSIESPQANDAFWAKRAELIDWIKKPTKISDVNYDLDDFRIKWFEDGELNISVNCLDRHVKKNPYKPAIIWEGDHPSLHKIISFKELHQAVCRLGNSMRKLGVKKGDRVTLYMPMIPEAMIAMLACTRIGAVHSVVFGGFSAESLGNRLIDSRSKIIITADEGLRGNKHTPLKANVDRALDMDGTDSVTNVIVVHRTGNSVPMSGRRDVWYHNLVDGESEHCEPEVMNAEDPLFLLYTSGSTGKPKGVLHTTGGYITYALSTFRDVFDIKDDDVYWCTADVGWITGHTYATYAPLANGTTTVMFEGVPEYPTWARIGHIIDKHDVTILYTAPTAIRAMMKEGDVFVRESDRSSLRLLGTVGEPINPEAWDWYYHVVGGGKCPIVDTWWQTETGGILMAPIPGTVALKPGAAMNPLYGIKPEIVDSDGTMLEGSAEGNLAINSSWPGQMRTIYNDHERFLQTYFSEYPGYYFTGDGAQRDEDGHYWITGRVDDVLNVAGHRLGTAEIESAVVAHPATAEAAIVGMPHEIRGMGVCAFIILKSGEKETEALKAELNRHVRAEIGPIANLDAIHIVEALPKTRSGKIMRRILRNLAAGQYVGLGDLSTLADSSVINQLVEVVKAARGE; encoded by the coding sequence ATGACTCAAAAATCATTCCCCATTGCGGCCGAATTTATCGCTGCTGCCAATACTACCGCTGAACAATACCGCGAAGACTATGAAAAATCTATCGAATCACCTCAGGCTAATGATGCTTTTTGGGCGAAGCGTGCCGAGCTGATCGATTGGATAAAAAAACCGACCAAAATCAGCGACGTTAACTATGATTTGGATGATTTTCGCATAAAATGGTTTGAGGACGGCGAGTTGAATATCTCTGTCAACTGTCTCGACCGACATGTCAAAAAAAATCCTTACAAGCCTGCCATTATTTGGGAGGGCGATCACCCTTCACTGCACAAAATCATCTCCTTTAAAGAGCTGCATCAAGCGGTCTGTCGCTTGGGTAATTCTATGCGTAAGCTTGGGGTCAAAAAAGGCGATCGCGTGACCTTATATATGCCGATGATACCTGAAGCAATGATAGCGATGCTGGCATGTACACGTATTGGCGCTGTACATTCCGTGGTCTTTGGTGGCTTTTCTGCTGAGAGCTTGGGCAATCGCCTGATAGACAGCCGCTCAAAAATCATCATTACGGCTGATGAAGGCTTACGTGGTAATAAGCATACGCCGCTTAAAGCCAATGTCGATCGGGCACTAGATATGGATGGCACTGATAGCGTGACCAACGTCATAGTCGTTCATCGTACGGGCAATTCTGTACCGATGAGTGGTCGCCGTGATGTTTGGTATCATAACTTGGTCGATGGCGAGTCAGAACATTGCGAGCCAGAAGTTATGAATGCCGAAGACCCGCTATTTTTGTTGTATACCTCTGGCTCTACTGGCAAACCTAAAGGTGTGCTGCATACCACGGGCGGCTATATCACCTATGCTCTCTCTACTTTTCGAGATGTGTTCGATATTAAAGACGATGACGTCTACTGGTGTACTGCGGACGTAGGCTGGATCACAGGTCATACCTATGCAACTTACGCACCGCTTGCCAATGGTACGACGACGGTGATGTTCGAGGGTGTACCAGAATATCCCACATGGGCACGCATCGGTCATATTATCGATAAGCACGATGTGACCATTCTGTACACTGCACCGACGGCGATTCGAGCGATGATGAAGGAGGGCGATGTCTTTGTGCGGGAGTCTGATCGTTCAAGTTTGCGACTACTCGGAACAGTCGGCGAGCCGATCAATCCAGAAGCATGGGACTGGTATTACCATGTCGTCGGCGGCGGCAAGTGTCCGATTGTAGATACTTGGTGGCAAACTGAGACAGGCGGCATCCTCATGGCACCGATACCAGGCACGGTCGCCCTCAAGCCGGGCGCAGCGATGAATCCTTTGTACGGTATCAAACCAGAGATTGTTGATAGTGACGGTACTATGCTAGAAGGCTCTGCTGAAGGAAACTTGGCAATTAACAGCAGTTGGCCGGGGCAAATGCGTACTATTTATAATGACCATGAGCGTTTTTTACAGACGTACTTTAGTGAGTATCCCGGTTATTATTTCACTGGTGATGGGGCGCAGCGTGACGAAGATGGACATTACTGGATCACGGGTCGCGTCGATGATGTGCTTAACGTCGCAGGGCATCGTCTGGGAACAGCAGAAATTGAGAGCGCCGTGGTCGCGCATCCTGCGACAGCGGAGGCCGCTATTGTCGGGATGCCGCACGAGATTCGCGGCATGGGCGTTTGTGCCTTTATCATTTTGAAATCGGGTGAAAAAGAGACAGAGGCGCTAAAGGCTGAGCTGAATCGACATGTTCGCGCTGAGATTGGTCCGATTGCCAATTTGGATGCTATTCATATCGTTGAGGCACTACCCAAAACCCGCTCGGGCAAAATCATGCGCCGTATTTTACGTAACCTTGCGGCAGGTCAATATGTTGGTTTGGGTGATTTGTCTACTCTTGCGGATAGCTCGGTGATTAATCAGCTGGTTGAGGTAGTCAAAGCTGCGCGAGGAGAGTAG
- a CDS encoding NAD(P)/FAD-dependent oxidoreductase has translation MTNHSLPAVATESPKIAIIGGGLTGLFTATLLERAFAQNIAQDSEQTPLPQITVFEKSRSVGRLATRYRTDSHTGKNWQWAFGAQFFTAKTASFKQFITPWLETGLLQPWCAQVIDLTPANHDTQSPDIQAPDIQSKEQWNTTQARYISTPKMTSWGRTLADELHYSTIEFKTRVAPLAQYDNSIAEKADKKTELFDETGASIGHFDWVICTVPNGQTIELMAESGFAEQAKISKPTMLACYTLMLGWDNFDTLPKMLSAQAAPRWDVAYLNDSILDRIFIEHQKPARDNLLPSVTIHARNDWSEQHVDDDMETIKAQLLTAAKQALNWNDDHAPSQIDCHRWRYAATVSDSDKEALGILIDESHQWIVSGDWCGQGNIESCYQMAQQTVEAINKAK, from the coding sequence ATGACCAATCACTCTTTGCCCGCTGTCGCTACAGAATCACCAAAAATCGCTATCATTGGTGGTGGTTTGACTGGGCTGTTTACCGCTACATTATTAGAGCGCGCCTTTGCTCAAAACATAGCACAAGATAGTGAGCAAACACCCTTACCGCAAATTACTGTCTTTGAAAAGTCACGTAGCGTAGGGCGTTTAGCCACTCGATATCGTACTGATAGCCACACTGGCAAAAACTGGCAATGGGCATTTGGGGCGCAGTTTTTTACGGCTAAGACGGCAAGTTTTAAGCAATTCATTACGCCTTGGTTAGAGACGGGATTGCTACAGCCATGGTGCGCGCAGGTGATCGATTTAACACCAGCGAATCATGATACTCAATCGCCTGATATCCAAGCGCCCGATATTCAGAGTAAGGAGCAATGGAACACCACGCAAGCCCGCTATATCAGTACGCCAAAAATGACCAGTTGGGGGCGTACACTGGCTGATGAGTTGCATTACAGCACCATAGAATTTAAAACCCGCGTTGCACCATTGGCTCAATATGATAATTCTATAGCGGAAAAGGCTGATAAAAAAACTGAGCTATTTGACGAGACTGGCGCGAGTATAGGTCACTTTGACTGGGTGATATGTACCGTGCCAAACGGTCAGACCATAGAGTTAATGGCAGAGAGCGGCTTTGCTGAGCAAGCCAAGATTTCTAAGCCAACAATGCTGGCGTGCTATACGCTGATGCTGGGGTGGGATAATTTTGATACATTACCAAAAATGTTAAGCGCTCAAGCAGCGCCACGCTGGGATGTGGCTTATCTGAATGACTCTATACTCGATAGAATATTTATCGAGCACCAAAAACCTGCTCGCGATAACCTGCTACCCAGTGTCACTATTCATGCGCGCAACGACTGGTCAGAGCAGCATGTCGATGACGATATGGAGACGATCAAAGCGCAGTTATTAACAGCTGCCAAGCAAGCATTGAATTGGAACGATGACCATGCTCCTAGCCAAATAGATTGCCATCGTTGGCGCTATGCCGCCACTGTTTCTGATAGTGATAAAGAAGCATTAGGCATCTTGATAGATGAGTCTCATCAATGGATTGTCAGTGGTGATTGGTGCGGACAAGGCAATATCGAAAGTTGCTATCAAATGGCACAACAGACGGTTGAGGCAATCAACAAGGCAAAGTGA
- a CDS encoding MgtC/SapB family protein, with product MFGFDIDLELMGYHFFQLGIAFILSLPIALNREMKDNGAGLRTFPLVTIASCAFMLVGMDIYDATGEARIMYAIITGMGFIGGGAIFKNEKGSKGTATAASLWNTGAIGISVAYGRYEIAIILSVVGFLILQFSEPFKVKKH from the coding sequence ATGTTTGGATTCGATATAGATTTAGAGCTGATGGGCTATCATTTTTTCCAGTTGGGCATCGCCTTTATATTGTCATTACCGATTGCCCTTAATCGTGAGATGAAAGACAACGGCGCGGGGTTAAGGACGTTTCCACTGGTAACCATTGCGTCATGCGCGTTCATGTTGGTTGGTATGGATATTTATGATGCTACTGGTGAAGCGAGAATCATGTATGCCATCATCACAGGTATGGGATTTATCGGTGGTGGGGCGATTTTTAAAAATGAAAAAGGCTCAAAGGGCACTGCCACGGCAGCGAGCTTATGGAATACGGGTGCCATCGGTATTTCGGTGGCTTACGGTCGTTATGAGATTGCCATTATATTATCGGTCGTTGGCTTTTTGATTTTACAATTCTCAGAGCCCTTTAAAGTTAAAAAACACTAA